The following proteins come from a genomic window of Micromonospora echinofusca:
- a CDS encoding aminoglycoside phosphotransferase family protein: MSNVCGQIGVDPDGARLVKYTMNAVFVAPPFVIRLAAGSHAAALARRVVSVAACLERLGMPTVRLASGVASQPIFSGDWVATVWQHVLTISDEPKPVDLAAPLRALHNLDQLDVALPHWSPIEKFRRRLDAAEALPPEEAAELEQWSRTELGIGAAGLLRDLRLRCDKAEEDLDRVPWRLPRGLIHGDAHTGNILRPAVGRIAVARAEPLLCDLDGLCIGPPEWDLVPTAHGATRFGRSPSDYQEFVDAYGVDITAWTGWPVLRRVRELQLVTSTIDTLAGRPDVARELAHRLRSLILDDLEATWSRYR; this comes from the coding sequence TTGAGCAACGTCTGTGGCCAGATTGGCGTCGACCCGGATGGTGCCAGGCTCGTCAAGTACACGATGAACGCGGTGTTCGTGGCGCCGCCGTTCGTGATCAGGCTTGCTGCTGGTTCCCACGCTGCTGCGCTCGCCCGCCGGGTGGTATCGGTCGCGGCCTGCCTTGAGAGGCTTGGCATGCCGACCGTACGGCTCGCCTCCGGTGTCGCGTCTCAGCCGATCTTCAGTGGGGACTGGGTCGCCACGGTATGGCAGCATGTCCTGACCATCAGCGACGAGCCCAAGCCGGTCGACCTCGCCGCGCCACTTCGTGCCCTCCACAACCTTGACCAGCTCGATGTAGCGTTGCCGCACTGGTCGCCGATCGAGAAGTTCCGTCGGCGCCTCGATGCTGCCGAAGCGTTACCGCCCGAGGAAGCCGCCGAGCTGGAGCAATGGTCGAGGACGGAGCTGGGGATTGGGGCAGCCGGCCTCCTGCGAGATCTCCGTCTGCGTTGCGACAAGGCGGAGGAGGATCTCGATCGGGTCCCGTGGCGGCTGCCGCGAGGCCTCATACATGGGGACGCTCACACCGGGAACATTCTCCGCCCAGCAGTAGGCCGCATTGCGGTTGCCCGCGCGGAGCCTCTGCTCTGCGACTTGGACGGGTTGTGTATCGGACCGCCGGAGTGGGACCTCGTACCGACCGCCCACGGGGCTACGCGGTTCGGTCGCTCACCTTCCGACTACCAAGAATTCGTCGATGCCTACGGGGTCGACATCACGGCGTGGACGGGCTGGCCGGTTCTGCGTCGTGTTCGGGAACTGCAGCTGGTTACCAGTACCATCGACACCCTTGCTGGCCGCCCAGATGTTGCCCGTGAACTCGCGCATCGACTGCGATCACTTATCCTTGACGATCTCGAGGCCACGTGGAGTCGCTACCGGTAG
- a CDS encoding ATP-dependent DNA ligase, with protein sequence MYLQSRAGRNLTTHFPDVTRAIRAAIPPGVVLDGELIVWKRGRTNFAQLQRRVTAGPDLLRLARERPAHYVLFNLLAHTGGQGILDLPLSQRRARLERLLVDAPAQLTVTPQTADMRQVADWLLHWTVSAGIEGVVSKRRDSRYEPGRRGWSKFRTRIVTEAIIGGVTGSISRPETVLLGRFDRRGRLRYTGRLPPPDHPPACGAGRAAVTATHATPRRGRPPVATAAARVLVRPSGPARTAAVRAGGADRGGEDRRRRGIRTRTLAPSGAVRQAPGGPVGP encoded by the coding sequence GTGTACCTGCAGTCGCGGGCCGGCAGGAATCTGACCACACACTTCCCAGACGTCACCCGGGCAATCCGGGCGGCAATCCCGCCAGGGGTAGTGCTCGACGGTGAACTGATCGTCTGGAAGCGCGGCCGGACCAACTTCGCGCAGCTCCAGCGCCGGGTCACCGCCGGCCCTGACCTGCTGCGCCTGGCGCGCGAGCGCCCCGCCCACTACGTGCTGTTCAACCTGCTCGCCCACACCGGCGGGCAGGGGATCCTCGATCTGCCGTTGTCCCAACGTCGAGCCCGGCTGGAACGACTGCTCGTCGACGCGCCGGCACAGCTCACCGTGACGCCGCAGACGGCCGACATGCGGCAGGTGGCGGACTGGCTGCTGCACTGGACCGTCTCGGCAGGCATCGAGGGCGTCGTCAGCAAACGCCGGGACAGCCGGTACGAGCCCGGCCGGCGCGGCTGGTCGAAGTTCCGCACCCGGATCGTCACCGAGGCCATCATCGGCGGGGTGACCGGCAGCATCAGCCGCCCAGAGACAGTGCTGCTGGGCCGGTTCGACCGGCGGGGACGGCTCCGGTACACCGGCCGACTCCCACCCCCTGACCACCCACCAGCATGCGGCGCTGGCCGAGCTGCTGTCACCGCCACGCATGCCACGCCGCGGCGCGGTCGCCCACCCGTGGCCACAGCCGCTGCCCGCGTCCTGGTCCGGCCATCTGGACCGGCCCGAACAGCTGCCGTACGTGCAGGCGGAGCCGACCGTGGTGGCGAAGATCGACGCCGACGTGGCATTCGAACACGGACGCTGGCGCCATCGGGTGCGGTACGCCAGGCCCCGGGCGGACCTGTCGGTCCATGA
- a CDS encoding PIN domain-containing protein, producing the protein MDTARLMRNRISSRDIDRLVFTPRFWRLQDLADHANQFARDLLSMEITDRSETLDQAHAALTSEVHRWSQDHAEIAVVDTTVFIRHSAKIREIEYAHELGLGFEPVRLVVPRVVVDELDRLKESSNQHVRWRAGHTLGVLDELLRAPQSRVTIREADKSFSAVSEAGGMPRDKVTIEVLFDDPHHVRLEDNDDEIIDRAFALQAYAGRGVRLLTMDTSMALRARMIDLQVIKIEKDIGPEPAATEPKPRRSQP; encoded by the coding sequence ATGGACACCGCGCGACTCATGCGTAACCGGATCAGCAGCAGGGACATCGACAGACTGGTCTTCACCCCTCGATTCTGGCGGCTGCAAGACCTCGCCGATCACGCCAATCAGTTCGCCCGTGACCTGCTCAGCATGGAGATCACGGACCGCTCGGAGACGCTCGACCAAGCACACGCCGCGCTCACCAGCGAGGTCCACCGGTGGTCGCAGGACCACGCCGAGATCGCCGTGGTGGACACCACCGTCTTCATCCGCCACTCCGCGAAGATCAGAGAGATCGAATACGCCCACGAACTGGGTCTCGGATTCGAGCCGGTGCGGCTGGTGGTGCCCCGCGTCGTGGTCGACGAACTCGACCGTCTCAAGGAGTCGAGTAACCAGCATGTCCGCTGGCGGGCCGGGCACACCCTCGGCGTGCTTGACGAGCTCCTGCGCGCCCCACAGTCGCGGGTAACGATCCGAGAGGCAGACAAGAGCTTCTCCGCGGTCTCAGAGGCTGGCGGGATGCCCCGGGACAAGGTCACCATCGAGGTGCTGTTCGACGACCCGCACCATGTGCGGCTCGAAGACAACGACGACGAGATCATCGACCGGGCGTTTGCCCTGCAGGCGTACGCCGGCCGGGGAGTGCGGCTGCTGACGATGGATACCAGCATGGCGCTGCGAGCACGGATGATCGATCTGCAGGTCATCAAGATCGAAAAAGACATCGGGCCCGAGCCTGCCGCGACCGAGCCCAAGCCCCGCAGGAGTCAGCCATAG
- the istA gene encoding IS21 family transposase, with the protein MKRGREIVEILEAYDLTGSYRAAAELAGCDHHTVARYVKLRAEGRSPEERTQRARPIDEFMDKIEELVARSGGRVRADVVHRRITTMGFAGGERTTRRAVAAVKKSWQAGQRRVFRPWIPEPGLWLQFDWGEGPRIGGRRTTLWCAWLPWSRFRVVIPVLDKTLPTVVACLDATLRRLGGVPAYVLTDNEKTITVEHVADIAVRNPEIVQVARHYGMTIRTCVPADPQSKGGAENTVKIAKADLVPTSANLLGQYRTFAELEAACRDFTDEVNARIHRDTRRRPAEALLDERDRLHPLPAQPFTVAFGTTRRVNWDCTISVDGVRYSVPHHLVDTRVWARFHGDELIVTAVSEDGPAEVARHQRAQPGRPSILDEHYPPRSRQSDTADRVPRARTADEAAFLALGPGAAAWLVEAAAAGVRGVRRKMAEAVALAKLHGVDHVDRALGTAALAGRFADNDLIRILAHQRDDDTPPTRASETHSLQPGTSAWSTFGTTTGEQ; encoded by the coding sequence GTGAAACGCGGCAGGGAGATCGTGGAAATTTTGGAGGCATACGACCTCACGGGTAGTTACCGTGCGGCGGCCGAGCTGGCCGGGTGTGATCACCACACCGTGGCCCGGTATGTGAAGTTGCGGGCCGAGGGACGCAGCCCCGAGGAGCGGACCCAGCGGGCTCGGCCGATCGACGAGTTCATGGACAAGATCGAGGAGTTGGTGGCCCGCTCGGGTGGCCGGGTCCGCGCCGATGTGGTGCACCGGCGGATCACCACGATGGGCTTCGCCGGCGGAGAGCGCACCACCCGCCGGGCGGTCGCGGCGGTGAAGAAGTCCTGGCAGGCCGGGCAGCGACGGGTGTTCCGCCCGTGGATCCCCGAGCCCGGTTTGTGGCTTCAGTTCGACTGGGGCGAAGGCCCACGCATCGGCGGCCGGCGGACCACGTTGTGGTGCGCGTGGCTGCCCTGGTCCCGGTTCCGGGTCGTGATCCCGGTGCTGGACAAGACCCTGCCGACGGTCGTGGCCTGCCTGGATGCCACCCTGCGGCGCCTGGGTGGGGTGCCGGCCTATGTGTTGACCGACAACGAGAAGACGATCACGGTGGAGCACGTCGCGGACATCGCCGTGCGTAATCCGGAGATCGTGCAGGTGGCCCGGCATTACGGGATGACGATCCGCACTTGCGTGCCGGCGGACCCGCAGTCCAAGGGCGGCGCCGAGAACACCGTGAAGATCGCCAAGGCGGACCTGGTCCCGACCAGCGCGAACCTGCTCGGCCAGTACCGCACGTTCGCGGAACTGGAGGCGGCCTGCCGCGACTTCACCGACGAGGTCAACGCCCGCATCCACCGCGACACCCGACGCCGCCCGGCCGAAGCCCTCCTGGACGAACGCGACCGGCTGCATCCGCTGCCGGCGCAGCCGTTCACCGTCGCGTTCGGCACCACCCGCCGAGTGAACTGGGACTGCACCATCTCCGTCGACGGAGTCCGCTACTCGGTCCCGCACCACCTGGTCGACACCCGGGTCTGGGCCCGGTTCCACGGCGACGAACTCATCGTCACCGCCGTCAGCGAGGACGGGCCGGCCGAGGTCGCCCGCCACCAGCGGGCCCAGCCGGGCCGCCCGTCGATCCTCGACGAGCACTACCCGCCCCGATCACGCCAGTCCGACACCGCCGATCGGGTGCCGCGGGCCCGCACCGCCGACGAGGCCGCGTTCCTGGCTCTCGGCCCCGGCGCCGCCGCGTGGCTGGTCGAGGCCGCAGCCGCCGGGGTCCGCGGGGTGCGCCGCAAGATGGCCGAAGCCGTCGCTCTCGCGAAGCTGCACGGCGTCGACCACGTCGACCGGGCCCTCGGCACCGCCGCTTTGGCGGGCAGGTTCGCCGACAACGACCTGATCCGCATCCTGGCCCACCAACGCGACGACGACACCCCACCCACTCGGGCCAGCGAAACCCACAGCCTGCAACCAGGCACCTCTGCCTGGTCAACCTTCGGCACGACGACTGGAGAACAGTGA
- the istB gene encoding IS21-like element helper ATPase IstB, whose protein sequence is MTITPLRVTGAAGDPLTEAIELTRRLKLPHLRRAMADLIPTAKAQRWDPAEVVRVLLAEEAAGRDQANLRTRRKRAAFPAGKTFGDWDEQASSIPRPTQDALRSLEWVQRKENLSICGPSGTGKSHFCEALGQAAVEAGMTVAWFTIEDLGVMVRRHRPDDSVARAMARLIRTDLIIIDDIGLLPVSPDAAEGFYRLVDAAYERRSLAVSSNLHPSGFDEIMPKTLATATVDRLLHHAHVVVTQGDSYRFNQATAGQGVKALH, encoded by the coding sequence GTGACCATCACCCCGTTGCGGGTCACCGGCGCAGCCGGTGACCCGCTGACCGAAGCGATCGAGCTCACCCGCCGGCTGAAACTGCCGCACCTGCGCCGGGCCATGGCCGACCTCATCCCCACCGCGAAAGCGCAACGCTGGGACCCGGCCGAAGTCGTGCGGGTCCTCCTCGCGGAGGAGGCAGCCGGCCGGGACCAGGCCAACCTGCGCACCCGGCGCAAACGCGCCGCGTTCCCCGCCGGCAAAACCTTCGGCGACTGGGACGAGCAGGCCTCCTCGATCCCGCGGCCGACCCAGGACGCCCTGCGCAGCCTGGAATGGGTGCAGCGCAAGGAGAACCTGTCCATCTGCGGCCCGTCCGGCACCGGCAAGAGCCACTTCTGCGAAGCCCTCGGCCAAGCCGCCGTCGAGGCCGGCATGACCGTCGCCTGGTTCACCATCGAAGACCTCGGCGTCATGGTCCGCCGCCACCGCCCCGACGACTCCGTCGCCCGAGCCATGGCCAGACTGATCCGCACCGACCTGATCATCATCGACGACATCGGCCTGCTACCGGTCTCCCCGGACGCCGCCGAAGGGTTCTACCGCCTCGTCGACGCCGCCTACGAACGCCGCAGCCTCGCGGTCAGCTCGAACCTGCACCCGTCCGGTTTCGACGAGATCATGCCCAAGACCCTGGCCACCGCCACCGTCGACCGACTCCTGCACCACGCCCACGTCGTCGTGACCCAGGGTGACAGCTACCGGTTCAACCAAGCCACCGCCGGACAGGGCGTCAAAGCCTTGCACTGA
- a CDS encoding pyridoxal-dependent decarboxylase, which translates to MTPTHLNHCHDLEREAVSFFAGLFRAPERWWGCVTNNAADATLHALHLARIRLGAAVVYHSAAAHPSVPNAARLLGLHSIAIQTTETGEMNYHHLTHELAHHRGPAAVVVASIGTPWTDAADDVAEIHRRLDQFAIIRRHVHSDAAGTGIPLALTDDPPPFDLSDGADSISISGNGVLGLPVPAGVLVTRRRHATAALTSANRSGDPVDARSGLATIMLWHVVASLGRQGLRERVQYGIDLAAYAEQRLHDIGWPNWRRPGAPAVVLPTPPPDVTARWTLLAAGRISRMTCHPGMTYQHVDEFVADLAPYSVDHPRTYRHAAATREPFRSSELW; encoded by the coding sequence TTGACACCCACCCACCTCAACCACTGCCACGACCTCGAACGCGAAGCCGTGAGCTTCTTCGCCGGGCTGTTCCGCGCCCCCGAACGCTGGTGGGGCTGCGTCACCAACAACGCCGCCGACGCCACACTGCACGCCCTACACCTGGCACGCATCCGACTCGGCGCGGCAGTCGTCTACCACTCGGCCGCCGCGCACCCCAGCGTGCCGAACGCGGCACGGCTCCTCGGACTGCACTCCATCGCCATCCAGACGACCGAGACCGGCGAAATGAACTACCACCACCTCACCCACGAACTCGCCCACCACCGCGGCCCCGCGGCGGTCGTCGTGGCGAGCATCGGCACACCCTGGACCGACGCCGCGGATGACGTCGCAGAGATCCACCGACGCCTGGACCAGTTCGCCATCATCAGACGGCACGTCCACAGCGACGCCGCAGGCACCGGCATCCCGCTGGCCCTCACCGACGACCCTCCACCGTTCGACCTGTCCGACGGAGCCGACAGCATCAGCATCAGCGGCAATGGCGTTCTCGGCCTACCCGTGCCCGCTGGCGTCCTCGTCACTCGCCGCCGACACGCCACAGCCGCACTGACAAGCGCTAACCGCAGCGGCGACCCTGTCGACGCCCGCAGCGGCCTGGCCACGATCATGCTCTGGCACGTCGTCGCCAGTCTGGGCCGCCAAGGACTCCGCGAACGCGTCCAGTACGGCATCGATCTGGCCGCCTACGCCGAACAGCGACTCCACGACATCGGCTGGCCGAACTGGCGCCGCCCAGGCGCACCAGCCGTTGTCCTGCCCACACCGCCACCAGACGTCACCGCTCGATGGACCCTGCTGGCCGCCGGCAGAATCAGCCGCATGACCTGCCACCCCGGCATGACCTACCAACACGTCGACGAATTCGTGGCCGACCTCGCGCCGTACAGCGTCGACCACCCCCGCACCTACCGACATGCTGCGGCCACCCGCGAGCCTTTTCGCAGCTCAGAGCTATGGTGA
- a CDS encoding histone-like nucleoid-structuring protein Lsr2 yields MAKQIIHKLVDDLDGGDAVETVKFSLDGVQYEIDLSSANAEKLRGGFAPYVAHGTKVSRGGVVIGGRAARGRAGATADREQNKAIRAWAKKAGKEISDRGRIPQEIVDEYHAKAGR; encoded by the coding sequence GTGGCCAAGCAGATTATTCACAAGCTGGTCGACGACTTGGACGGTGGAGACGCTGTCGAGACCGTCAAGTTCTCGCTCGACGGTGTTCAGTACGAGATCGATCTGTCGAGCGCCAACGCCGAGAAGTTGCGTGGTGGGTTCGCGCCGTACGTCGCTCACGGCACGAAGGTAAGCCGCGGTGGCGTCGTCATCGGCGGACGGGCCGCCCGCGGCCGGGCAGGTGCCACCGCCGACCGCGAGCAGAACAAGGCGATCCGTGCCTGGGCGAAGAAGGCCGGCAAGGAAATCTCCGATCGGGGCCGGATCCCGCAAGAAATCGTCGACGAATACCACGCGAAGGCAGGCCGCTAG
- the mobF gene encoding MobF family relaxase: MLTITRISPGSGYRYVMEQVAAGRHDLRAPTGDDPTAYYTDPTARGESPGWWAGDGAAVLGVSGWVTEKQMRLLIGEGRHPRVGHQLGQRWRTYAPQTDEYRAAAAQRALDLLPPDATVEQRDKAWYDAMTAPERRAVSGYDVTASPVNSVSLLWAFGDDDVKRDVMAAHHAGVRAVLAHLQRHGAYARAGAGGVRQLDTGGLAAMVFDHRLSRERDPQLHAHIVISAKVLARTHGADPQWLALDGKALYRAAIGARIAYDRAIEAELGKRRGITFAPRSDSGIREIGGISDESLRHYAKRRTAITEHLHHTSNPLQRTSTRRWRARAQHATLRTRRPHKGAESTHEAVRRWLAEDRKAGLDTSGQISRLLAGRAYDSTTDTAARVLRHARRITGSAATVDEATLRAAATQLRVPRAHWPRVLDAAVRADERLAVARAVHTLSRERAVFGPDHLELAIGRTLGIAPGHSPTDDWRRVQQLAATAVTQHTAGLRVLTPPALVQWGPSLRRASDQHSEYTRHRDLHLTTRSVLAAEQHVIAYARRRGARPAPAHAIDAAIAETSLLGEKTDVLRFLIGDDRRVTGVIGPAGSGKTHLQRAVVAAAAHAGVPVLGLTVGQAAANLLADATRRPGGTALRTENIARWLHAQQRPPAGTSARDWQFAPGQWVIIDEASQVSSHDLARLTLQLDQVRGKLILVGDPHQTSAVGPGGLLRYLAALGVTRTLAEVHRFHHPWEGPASLRLRHGDITVLADYDRHRRLIGGHRADLVDQMLTRWLADTTAGRRSLILVDTNDEAADIAHRARTMLIAAGHVQRGPSVRLRDDNIASVGDVIVTRRNDRRIAAGPDYVTNRDQWRIKAISRDSQLHVTNVVTGTTTVLPAAYTARHTHLAYAQTVDSVQGQTVDTARALIDDSTSLERVYVMLTRARTLNEAYVVTDDEPREGTPPAPPTAAVAVLADIMRRTAPERSATETEQQLLADVDALHVWTPIYDDLAARARIPEYLAIVRQLRGPAVADRLARDLALPALITRLTTYAAAGHDPRDVLSRVIRVRELDSADDLAAVLSWRIDRLMQRATADPAVAERPEQWGTHTERLPANVTGDIGDALRQVAAICDRRTDALAHHAAQTRPAWTLALGDVPSDDAGRQQWLTRAEVVGAYRDTYQYTGEHPIGPEPHTSEISRWNAWHRARLVLGAATLAGQLTTAPDTELARLIAAQQTADRAAPAYAGDDLRAAYRALTDAEHHRHDLTQQIATAHTAHQQARVQAQRLQPRWWHHGPARTRRLTAQSDVLAHATTAAQHIGHLQQQLVRLDHQIAGSTRRATALDGQHATWKRWYDGALPTRYAGLAAAAEQARRAASRNTALADAVAATTARVTAVHDTRPAPQSTPVPAQLRAHAHDAQQRIAAEYGSEID, encoded by the coding sequence ATGTTGACCATCACGCGTATCTCGCCTGGCAGCGGATACCGGTACGTGATGGAGCAGGTCGCCGCCGGACGGCACGACCTGCGCGCCCCGACCGGCGATGACCCCACCGCCTACTACACCGACCCGACCGCACGAGGCGAGAGTCCTGGGTGGTGGGCCGGTGACGGCGCCGCAGTGCTGGGCGTGAGCGGTTGGGTGACCGAGAAGCAGATGCGTCTGCTCATCGGTGAAGGCCGGCACCCGCGCGTCGGCCATCAGCTTGGGCAGCGGTGGCGCACCTACGCGCCGCAGACCGACGAGTACCGGGCTGCCGCCGCCCAGCGGGCACTGGACCTTCTTCCGCCCGATGCGACTGTCGAGCAGCGCGACAAGGCGTGGTACGACGCGATGACCGCACCAGAACGCCGGGCCGTGTCCGGGTACGACGTCACCGCGTCCCCGGTCAACAGCGTGTCGCTGCTGTGGGCCTTCGGCGATGACGACGTCAAACGCGACGTCATGGCCGCCCACCACGCCGGTGTCCGCGCCGTGCTCGCTCACCTGCAACGCCACGGCGCCTACGCCCGCGCCGGCGCCGGCGGCGTCCGGCAGCTCGACACCGGCGGCCTGGCGGCCATGGTCTTCGACCACCGCCTCAGCCGCGAACGCGACCCCCAACTGCACGCGCACATCGTCATCAGCGCCAAGGTCCTCGCCCGCACTCACGGCGCAGACCCCCAGTGGCTGGCTCTGGACGGCAAGGCCCTCTACCGGGCCGCGATCGGCGCCCGGATCGCCTATGACCGCGCGATCGAAGCCGAGCTAGGCAAGCGCCGTGGCATCACGTTCGCGCCCCGTTCCGACTCCGGGATCCGCGAGATCGGCGGCATCAGCGACGAGTCCCTGCGTCACTACGCCAAACGCCGTACCGCCATCACCGAGCACCTTCACCACACCTCGAACCCGCTACAGCGCACCTCTACCCGACGATGGCGGGCTCGGGCGCAGCACGCCACCCTGCGGACCCGCCGACCGCACAAGGGCGCCGAGTCCACGCACGAGGCCGTGCGGCGGTGGCTTGCCGAAGACCGCAAGGCCGGCCTCGACACCAGCGGTCAGATCAGCCGTCTGCTCGCCGGCCGCGCATACGACAGCACCACCGACACCGCGGCCAGGGTGCTGCGCCATGCCCGGCGTATCACCGGAAGCGCCGCCACCGTGGACGAAGCCACACTGCGGGCCGCCGCCACCCAGCTCCGCGTTCCGCGCGCTCACTGGCCGCGTGTCCTCGACGCCGCCGTGCGCGCCGACGAACGCCTCGCGGTCGCCCGCGCCGTGCACACCCTCAGCCGCGAACGCGCCGTCTTCGGCCCCGACCACCTCGAACTCGCCATCGGCCGGACCCTCGGCATCGCCCCGGGCCACTCCCCCACCGACGACTGGCGACGCGTGCAGCAGCTCGCCGCCACAGCCGTCACCCAGCACACCGCGGGCCTACGCGTCCTGACACCTCCCGCGCTCGTGCAGTGGGGGCCGAGCCTGCGACGCGCCAGCGACCAGCACAGCGAATACACCCGCCATCGCGACCTTCACCTGACCACCCGCAGCGTCCTGGCCGCCGAGCAGCACGTCATCGCCTACGCCCGCCGGCGCGGTGCCCGACCCGCACCCGCCCACGCCATCGACGCGGCCATTGCCGAGACGAGTCTGCTGGGCGAGAAGACCGATGTCCTGCGGTTCCTCATCGGTGACGACCGCCGGGTCACCGGTGTCATCGGTCCCGCCGGCAGCGGCAAGACGCACCTGCAACGGGCCGTCGTCGCCGCAGCAGCCCACGCGGGTGTGCCCGTGCTCGGTCTCACCGTCGGCCAGGCCGCCGCGAACCTGCTCGCCGACGCCACCCGTCGACCCGGCGGCACGGCGCTGCGTACCGAGAACATCGCCCGGTGGCTGCACGCCCAACAGCGGCCACCCGCCGGCACCAGCGCACGCGACTGGCAGTTCGCGCCAGGGCAGTGGGTCATCATCGACGAGGCGTCCCAGGTCTCCAGCCACGACCTCGCCCGCCTCACCCTTCAACTCGACCAGGTGCGCGGGAAACTGATCCTCGTCGGTGACCCGCACCAGACCTCCGCCGTCGGCCCCGGTGGACTGTTGCGGTACCTCGCCGCGCTCGGTGTCACTCGCACCCTCGCGGAGGTGCATCGCTTCCACCACCCTTGGGAAGGGCCTGCCTCGCTGCGGCTACGCCACGGCGACATCACCGTCCTGGCCGACTACGACCGACACCGCCGCCTCATCGGCGGGCACCGAGCCGACCTCGTCGACCAGATGCTCACCCGCTGGCTCGCCGACACCACCGCCGGGCGCCGCAGCCTGATCCTCGTCGACACCAACGACGAGGCAGCAGACATCGCCCACCGCGCCCGCACCATGCTCATCGCCGCCGGCCACGTTCAGCGCGGCCCATCGGTGCGCCTGCGCGACGACAACATCGCGAGCGTCGGAGACGTCATCGTCACCCGACGCAACGACCGGCGCATCGCCGCCGGCCCCGACTACGTCACCAACCGCGACCAGTGGCGCATCAAGGCCATCAGCCGCGACAGCCAACTGCACGTCACCAACGTCGTCACCGGCACCACGACGGTTCTCCCCGCCGCCTACACCGCCCGGCACACCCACCTCGCGTACGCCCAAACCGTCGACTCCGTCCAAGGGCAAACCGTCGACACCGCCCGCGCGCTCATCGACGACAGCACCTCCTTGGAGCGCGTCTACGTCATGCTGACCCGCGCCCGAACGCTCAACGAGGCTTACGTCGTCACCGACGACGAACCCCGCGAAGGCACCCCACCAGCGCCGCCCACCGCCGCCGTCGCCGTGCTCGCCGACATCATGCGCCGCACCGCACCCGAGCGCTCCGCCACCGAGACCGAACAGCAGCTCCTTGCAGACGTCGACGCCCTGCACGTCTGGACGCCGATCTACGACGACCTCGCCGCCCGCGCCCGTATCCCCGAATACCTCGCCATCGTCCGCCAACTACGAGGCCCCGCCGTCGCCGACCGCCTCGCCCGCGACCTCGCCCTCCCCGCACTCATCACCCGACTCACCACCTACGCCGCCGCCGGACACGACCCCCGCGACGTCCTGAGCCGCGTCATCCGCGTTCGCGAGCTGGACAGCGCCGACGACCTCGCCGCGGTCCTGTCCTGGCGCATCGACCGCCTCATGCAACGCGCCACCGCAGACCCGGCCGTCGCCGAGCGTCCCGAGCAGTGGGGCACCCACACCGAACGCCTGCCTGCCAACGTGACCGGCGACATCGGCGACGCCCTGCGCCAGGTCGCCGCGATCTGCGACCGCCGCACCGACGCACTCGCCCACCACGCCGCGCAGACCCGGCCCGCCTGGACCCTCGCCCTCGGCGATGTTCCCTCCGATGACGCGGGTCGCCAGCAATGGCTCACCCGCGCGGAGGTCGTCGGCGCCTACCGCGACACCTACCAGTACACCGGCGAGCATCCCATTGGGCCTGAACCACACACCAGCGAGATCAGCCGTTGGAACGCCTGGCACCGGGCCCGACTCGTTCTCGGCGCCGCCACCCTCGCCGGACAACTCACCACCGCACCCGATACCGAACTCGCCCGCCTCATCGCCGCGCAGCAGACCGCCGACCGTGCCGCACCTGCCTACGCCGGCGACGACCTACGCGCCGCTTACCGCGCCCTCACCGATGCCGAACACCACCGCCACGACCTCACCCAGCAGATCGCCACCGCCCACACCGCACACCAACAGGCGCGCGTACAAGCTCAGCGGCTGCAACCGCGCTGGTGGCACCACGGCCCCGCGCGCACCCGGCGCCTCACCGCTCAAAGCGACGTGCTCGCCCACGCCACCACCGCCGCCCAACACATCGGCCACCTCCAGCAGCAGCTCGTCCGTCTCGACCACCAGATCGCGGGCAGCACCCGCCGGGCCACGGCCCTCGACGGCCAGCACGCGACGTGGAAACGCTGGTACGACGGCGCCCTGCCCACGCGCTACGCCGGCCTCGCCGCCGCCGCAGAACAAGCCCGCCGCGCCGCCAGCCGCAATACCGCCCTCGCTGACGCCGTCGCCGCCACCACCGCCCGCGTCACCGCCGTGCACGACACCCGTCCGGCACCCCAGAGCACACCTGTCCCCGCGCAGCTGCGCGCACACGCGCACGACGCACAGCAGCGCATCGCTGCTGAATATGGATCGGAGATCGACTGA